Proteins encoded in a region of the Streptococcus sanguinis genome:
- a CDS encoding RidA family protein produces the protein MAKTIHTDKAPAAIGPYVQGKIVGNLLFASGQIPLSPETGEIIGTTIEEQTQQVLKNVSAILEAAGTDFDHVVKATCFLSDINDFVAFNEVYKTAFTEAFPARSAVEVARLPKDVKIEIEVIAEIL, from the coding sequence ATGGCAAAAACAATTCATACAGACAAAGCACCAGCAGCGATTGGACCTTATGTTCAAGGAAAAATTGTCGGCAATCTCTTGTTTGCGAGCGGGCAGATTCCCCTGTCTCCTGAAACAGGAGAAATCATTGGGACAACTATTGAAGAGCAGACCCAGCAGGTGCTGAAAAATGTTTCAGCTATTTTGGAAGCCGCTGGAACAGACTTTGACCACGTAGTCAAGGCTACTTGCTTCTTGAGCGATATCAATGATTTTGTGGCTTTTAATGAAGTTTATAAAACAGCCTTTACAGAAGCATTTCCAGCTCGCTCGGCAGTAGAAGTGGCTCGCCTACCTAAGGATGTGAAGATTGAGATTGAGGTTATTGCCGAGATTCTCTAA